The window GACACGTCCAAAATTGTGAGGGATATTGAGACCGAATGTCGGGAAGACGGGTAACGATTCGGGATATCGCGGAGCGGGCGGGCGTTTCAAAGTCAACGGTGGCTTATGCTCTCAAAGAGGACTCTCAATGCGCTGCGGCGACGCGAGAACGTATCCAGAGGATTGCGATGGAGATGGGGTATGTAGCGAATCCGCTCGTGTCAGCTCATTTGGCGAATGTAAGGCGTGCGGAATCGAAAGCGGGGTACCTCGCGACCCTGGCCTATTTGTCGGATCGGCCACTGAAGCAGATGTTGGCGCAAGGGTTTCCTCACATGGGCGCTTACGACGGGGCTCGAGAACGGGCGAACGAACTGGGGTATCATTTGGAGGTGTTTCACTACGAAAATCCGGATCTGTCGTGGGATCGATTAAAAGGGATCCTGCAGAGCCGGGGAATACATGGGGTCGTGATTGGTCCGCACCGAGGGTCGAAGGTTCAGCTGGATATGGAATGGGACTGCTTTTCCACGGTGATAATCGGCGATTCCATCGCGTATCCAAGATTCCACAGTGTGGGCTTCGATCATCTTGGAAATATGGAGCTGCTCTTTTCTCGGTTGTTTAGGAAGAAGGGCCGGAGGATCGGTTTGGCCTTGTCTGGGTTTATCAATAGGCGAGTTCGCTTTCAGTTTCGGTCAGCTTTCGATTTCTTTCAGGAAGAGCTGGAGACGGACATGCGGGTCCCTGCATTGATATCGGAACAATGGGAGCCTGCCGTTTTCCTGAAGTGGTACAGTGAATACAAGCCTGAGGTCATTGTTACGGTTTACGACGATGTGCGTAGGTGGCTAGATTCCATTGGAGTGAGAGTGCCGCAGGATGTGGAGATCGCAACGCCAGCGATCATGGCGGATTCGCTGGACTACTCGGGAATCCACCTGCCGCTCAAAACCCTTGGGAAATTGGCTGTGGACACGGTTGCCGCTCAGCTGTTTCGGAATGAAAAGGGAATTCCGGAGAGTCGTTGCGTTAGCTTGGTGGTGGGCGAAGTCCGGACCGGAAAGACGCTTCGGGAAGGCCTAGTTTAGGTCTAGATCGATGATCTGCAGGTAGGTGGTACGTGTGTCGCCGGAACCGGGTTCCTTGAGGTAGTAGTAGAGTTTTCCGTTGCTAATGTGGGGGATGCCTTTGTCGAAGATTCGGCCGGATGTGGGCTCGTAGACGGTTTGCCAATGGTTGGTGCCGCCTTCTGTACGTTGCACGAAGGGACGTCCGTCCTTGAGCGTGATCATGAGGATGTAGTTGCCGGCCGCGTACAACTCGACGCCGCCAGCGAAATCGGTGGTGACAGTGAAGTCGGACTCGCCGCTCGCTCTGTAGGCGTGGTGGAATTTGGTGACATCGTTCTCGTTGTCCCTTACGCGGGATATGATGTGCTCGTCTCCGCGATCGGTAACGTTGAAGTCGAAGTAGCCAACCATGTGGACC of the Pelagicoccus enzymogenes genome contains:
- a CDS encoding LacI family DNA-binding transcriptional regulator; this translates as MSGRRVTIRDIAERAGVSKSTVAYALKEDSQCAAATRERIQRIAMEMGYVANPLVSAHLANVRRAESKAGYLATLAYLSDRPLKQMLAQGFPHMGAYDGARERANELGYHLEVFHYENPDLSWDRLKGILQSRGIHGVVIGPHRGSKVQLDMEWDCFSTVIIGDSIAYPRFHSVGFDHLGNMELLFSRLFRKKGRRIGLALSGFINRRVRFQFRSAFDFFQEELETDMRVPALISEQWEPAVFLKWYSEYKPEVIVTVYDDVRRWLDSIGVRVPQDVEIATPAIMADSLDYSGIHLPLKTLGKLAVDTVAAQLFRNEKGIPESRCVSLVVGEVRTGKTLREGLV